In Leuconostocaceae bacterium ESL0723, the following proteins share a genomic window:
- a CDS encoding SGNH/GDSL hydrolase family protein produces MKKSVKNSLVLAAAAGVLTVTVPYATISAAEINTNAAHEQASLPLKASWWFAGNAAQYGVAATPHSQYYQQLQGKRVAFLGSSITDGLGALGEGTPDYLRQADGMDIQKYAISGTTMAGHYPWSFVNRLQTDIPKDQHLDALVVQLSTNDKRFHIPAGQISDSKNLADFNTGTTTGAMEYIIKYAQDTWHAPVVFYTVLDPKETGYQAQIDTLYALQKKWGIQIINLGQDSYIQAETAANPQYMADDVHPTREGYQTLWLPYFESKLSELFDTGRISN; encoded by the coding sequence ATGAAGAAATCAGTTAAAAATAGTTTAGTTCTGGCCGCTGCGGCTGGCGTGCTGACTGTAACGGTACCCTATGCCACCATTAGTGCGGCTGAGATTAACACCAATGCCGCCCATGAACAGGCCAGTCTGCCCTTAAAGGCTAGTTGGTGGTTTGCTGGCAACGCCGCCCAGTATGGTGTTGCGGCCACGCCCCATTCCCAGTACTACCAGCAGCTGCAGGGTAAGCGGGTGGCCTTCCTGGGCTCATCGATTACCGATGGTCTCGGTGCCTTAGGTGAGGGGACGCCCGACTATTTGCGCCAGGCCGATGGCATGGATATTCAAAAATACGCCATTAGCGGTACGACCATGGCTGGTCACTATCCATGGAGCTTTGTTAACCGGCTGCAAACCGATATTCCCAAGGATCAGCACTTAGACGCCCTGGTGGTCCAGCTTTCGACTAATGATAAGCGCTTCCATATTCCAGCGGGTCAGATCAGTGACAGCAAGAATCTAGCGGACTTTAATACTGGTACGACTACTGGTGCCATGGAATACATTATCAAGTATGCCCAGGACACCTGGCACGCACCAGTCGTCTTTTACACCGTTTTGGACCCAAAGGAAACCGGGTACCAGGCTCAGATTGATACCCTCTATGCCCTGCAGAAGAAGTGGGGGATTCAGATTATTAACCTAGGCCAGGATTCCTATATCCAGGCTGAAACGGCTGCTAACCCCCAGTACATGGCTGATGATGTTCACCCAACCCGGGAAGGTTATCAGACCCTCTGGCTGCCATACTTTGAAAGTAAGCTTAGTGAACTTTTTGACACTGGGCGGATTAGTAATTAA
- the hisJ gene encoding histidinol-phosphatase HisJ — translation MLKKEGHSHTKFSHHGSQEPLDAYIDRALELGFDEYVVTEHAPLPDRFYNEFQGPAEMLTTSAMTKDELNQYRAEVDRVKAKYAGKIRIKAGLEVDYLPGYDQEIRDFLQDNADWLEEIVLSVHFMANDQNIVAPIDYDEQTLADYFPTELEEPQRLFARYFDTVAASLKVTEDSDFPIRVGHLTLIRKYQHYFDLPEFDVSVREQVSAILDDMQTRGLAIDFNAAGYSKPYNGESYPTFDIVIEAVQKGLPLVYGSDAHRVSELGLHYDEMSDFLASLSKD, via the coding sequence ATGCTTAAAAAAGAAGGGCACAGCCACACCAAATTTTCCCATCACGGCAGTCAGGAACCCCTGGATGCCTACATCGACCGTGCTCTGGAACTGGGTTTTGACGAGTACGTGGTGACCGAGCATGCGCCCCTGCCAGACCGTTTCTATAACGAATTTCAGGGACCAGCCGAAATGCTAACCACCTCGGCTATGACCAAGGATGAACTGAACCAGTACCGGGCCGAAGTTGACCGGGTCAAGGCTAAATATGCCGGTAAAATCCGGATTAAGGCCGGCTTGGAAGTTGATTACCTACCCGGTTATGACCAGGAAATCCGTGACTTTTTGCAGGACAATGCCGACTGGTTGGAAGAAATCGTCCTATCGGTGCACTTTATGGCCAATGATCAGAATATTGTGGCCCCGATTGACTATGATGAACAGACCCTGGCTGATTACTTTCCAACTGAATTAGAAGAACCCCAACGTCTCTTTGCCCGTTACTTTGACACGGTGGCAGCCAGCCTAAAAGTCACGGAAGACTCGGATTTTCCAATCCGGGTGGGGCACCTAACCTTAATCCGTAAATACCAGCACTACTTTGACCTGCCAGAATTCGATGTCAGCGTTAGGGAGCAAGTTTCGGCCATTTTAGATGACATGCAGACCCGCGGTTTAGCGATTGACTTCAACGCTGCCGGCTACAGTAAGCCCTATAACGGCGAGTCTTATCCGACCTTTGATATCGTCATCGAGGCGGTTCAAAAGGGGCTGCCCCTGGTATACGGATCGGATGCTCACCGGGTCAGTGAGCTGGGACTGCACTACGATGAGATGTCCGATTTCTTGGCCTCCTTATCCAAAGATTAA
- a CDS encoding PadR family transcriptional regulator yields MQQHISSQMLKGILQGIMLIILSKKPDYGYGISKQLNQYGLENIPKGTIYPLLTAMEKRQYVEGRMQPSEAGPDRKYYYVTEAGEAAKEDFIQEWDRLAGTVTKLIEGEKE; encoded by the coding sequence ATGCAGCAGCACATTTCGAGCCAGATGCTGAAGGGAATTTTGCAGGGGATTATGCTGATAATCCTTTCCAAGAAGCCCGATTACGGCTATGGCATTAGTAAACAGTTGAATCAGTACGGCCTAGAAAACATTCCCAAGGGGACGATTTATCCACTCTTAACCGCCATGGAGAAGCGGCAGTACGTAGAAGGGCGGATGCAGCCTTCCGAGGCTGGCCCAGATCGTAAGTACTATTACGTGACCGAGGCCGGTGAGGCCGCCAAGGAGGATTTTATCCAGGAATGGGACCGCTTGGCCGGGACGGTGACGAAGCTGATTGAAGGAGAGAAGGAATGA
- the hisD gene encoding histidinol dehydrogenase — MKIIENQPLATVVASVRQQASQTTDPVIEERVADIIKEVRTNGDQALRNYSEQFDGVKIDDFKVSDQVIQAAFDQVDIPVVAALKKAAQNIKSFHELEKAQSFEDRSIPGVVRGTKVTPLASAGIYVPGGTAAYPSSVLMNAIPAKIAGVKQLVMVTPPQKDGINPAVLVAADLAGVDAIYQVGGAQAIAALAYGTETIPAVDKITGPGNAYVASAKRAVYGQVAIDMIAGPSEIGILADDSANPKDVAADLLSQAEHDRRARAILATDSKDLAAAVSKEVDRQVKLLLRRDIAEAAIDDHGFIYVVDNVDDMFNLMNAVAPEHLEVQLQDPSQYLDRIENAGSVFLGAYASEPLGDYLAGPNHILPTGGTARFSSALGVWDFQKHIQYLSYDAKALAKDASDVTALARQEGLEGHARAIESRGEQ; from the coding sequence ATGAAAATTATTGAAAATCAGCCCCTGGCGACCGTGGTTGCCAGTGTGCGCCAGCAAGCCAGTCAAACGACCGACCCCGTGATTGAAGAACGGGTTGCTGACATTATTAAAGAAGTTCGCACCAATGGCGACCAGGCCCTGCGCAATTACAGTGAGCAATTTGACGGCGTTAAAATTGACGATTTTAAAGTTAGTGACCAGGTCATTCAGGCTGCCTTTGATCAGGTTGACATCCCCGTGGTTGCAGCCCTAAAGAAGGCTGCTCAAAACATTAAAAGCTTCCACGAACTAGAAAAGGCCCAGTCCTTTGAAGACCGGTCCATCCCCGGCGTGGTGCGAGGCACCAAGGTGACACCTTTAGCTTCAGCTGGAATCTACGTGCCCGGTGGTACGGCCGCCTATCCTTCATCAGTGTTGATGAACGCCATCCCCGCTAAAATTGCCGGGGTGAAGCAGCTGGTGATGGTGACGCCACCACAAAAGGACGGGATTAATCCCGCGGTCCTAGTCGCCGCTGACTTAGCTGGCGTGGATGCTATTTACCAGGTTGGTGGGGCCCAGGCAATCGCCGCCCTAGCTTATGGTACGGAAACCATCCCCGCCGTTGATAAGATTACCGGTCCCGGTAACGCTTATGTGGCCAGTGCCAAGCGTGCGGTTTATGGTCAGGTCGCCATTGACATGATTGCCGGTCCGTCTGAAATCGGGATTTTAGCTGATGATTCTGCCAATCCCAAGGACGTGGCCGCCGACCTGCTTTCCCAGGCTGAACATGACCGTCGCGCCCGAGCCATCCTGGCTACTGATTCCAAGGACTTAGCCGCCGCGGTTTCCAAGGAAGTTGACCGCCAAGTTAAGCTCCTGCTCCGGCGTGATATCGCTGAGGCCGCCATTGACGACCACGGCTTTATTTACGTCGTTGATAATGTCGATGACATGTTTAACCTGATGAACGCCGTGGCCCCAGAACACTTGGAAGTTCAGTTGCAAGATCCTAGTCAGTACTTAGACCGGATTGAAAATGCTGGTTCGGTCTTCCTCGGCGCTTACGCTTCCGAACCCTTGGGTGACTATTTAGCTGGTCCTAACCACATCCTACCTACCGGCGGCACAGCCCGCTTTAGCTCAGCTCTAGGAGTTTGGGATTTCCAGAAACACATTCAGTACCTATCCTATGATGCGAAGGCCCTGGCCAAGGATGCCAGTGACGTAACCGCCTTAGCCCGCCAGGAAGGCCTTGAAGGCCACGCCCGGGCCATTGAAAGTCGAGGTGAACAATGA
- a CDS encoding AzlC family ABC transporter permease — protein MNDRLDWQTGVKDSLPVLFSYITIALAFGIIGKAAGLSILQVVLISAIDFGGAAQFVMITMLAAHSGLWAIVVAVFLVNSRMILMSTTLAPYFNRESMLKNVLIGSLLTDESFAVGMNKLTRTDGRLSFPWFNAANLMGYAVWVLGTYAGAVVGDLIPNPEKFGVGFAITAMFIGLLYLQMIADKSIKFGIQLAVVAFMLVAIYFGMVFIPGSLLVLVATIAGCFFGVVIKHAFQ, from the coding sequence ATGAATGATCGTTTAGATTGGCAAACCGGAGTTAAAGACTCCTTACCGGTGCTCTTTAGTTACATCACAATTGCCCTGGCATTTGGGATTATTGGTAAAGCAGCTGGACTCAGTATTCTTCAGGTCGTCTTAATTTCAGCGATTGACTTTGGTGGGGCGGCTCAATTTGTCATGATTACCATGTTGGCGGCTCACAGTGGTCTCTGGGCAATTGTGGTAGCGGTCTTTCTGGTTAACTCCCGGATGATTTTGATGAGTACGACCCTGGCGCCGTATTTTAACCGGGAATCGATGTTAAAAAACGTCCTGATTGGGAGTTTGTTGACGGATGAGAGTTTCGCGGTTGGAATGAATAAACTGACTAGGACTGACGGTCGGCTGTCCTTCCCCTGGTTTAATGCCGCTAACCTGATGGGATATGCCGTCTGGGTTTTAGGGACCTATGCTGGAGCAGTGGTTGGCGACCTGATTCCAAATCCAGAAAAATTTGGGGTTGGTTTTGCCATTACTGCCATGTTTATTGGCCTGCTTTACCTGCAAATGATTGCAGATAAAAGCATTAAGTTTGGCATTCAGCTAGCTGTTGTAGCCTTTATGTTGGTGGCAATTTACTTTGGAATGGTCTTTATTCCAGGGAGCTTGCTTGTACTAGTAGCAACGATTGCGGGTTGCTTCTTCGGGGTGGTGATTAAACATGCCTTCCAGTGA
- the hisA gene encoding 1-(5-phosphoribosyl)-5-[(5-phosphoribosylamino)methylideneamino]imidazole-4-carboxamide isomerase, whose product MIFPAIDLLDGQSVRLYQGDYQQATLVNHSPVEQAQLIESAGLGHLHLVDLDGSKAGQPVNLPVIEEIRAATDLKIELGGGIRNLDQVQQYLASGIDRVIIGSAAVKDPEFLQAALDQYGPDKIVVGVDGRDGQVMVAGWQEGSGQSFDQVLDKVTQQGARQVVVTDVSQDGTLAGPNIKLLADLQDRFPQVNIIASGGISSIQDIKNLQAAGIQDVIVGRALYSGDVTLAQLREVDG is encoded by the coding sequence ATGATTTTTCCAGCCATTGATCTCTTGGATGGCCAGTCGGTACGCCTTTACCAGGGGGACTACCAGCAGGCCACTTTGGTTAACCACAGTCCGGTTGAGCAGGCTCAACTGATTGAATCAGCCGGACTGGGCCACTTGCACCTGGTTGATTTGGATGGGTCCAAGGCTGGTCAGCCAGTGAACCTGCCGGTTATCGAAGAAATTCGGGCCGCCACTGACCTGAAAATTGAACTAGGTGGTGGCATCCGCAACCTCGACCAGGTCCAGCAGTACTTAGCCAGCGGCATTGACCGGGTGATTATCGGATCGGCCGCAGTTAAGGACCCAGAATTTTTACAGGCCGCCTTAGACCAGTACGGTCCTGACAAAATTGTGGTTGGGGTTGATGGTCGTGACGGCCAGGTCATGGTCGCTGGCTGGCAGGAAGGCTCTGGTCAAAGTTTTGACCAGGTGCTTGATAAGGTTACTCAGCAAGGCGCGCGCCAGGTAGTAGTCACGGATGTCAGTCAGGATGGCACCCTGGCTGGGCCCAACATAAAGTTGCTGGCCGACCTGCAAGACCGCTTCCCCCAGGTGAACATTATCGCCAGTGGCGGAATTAGCAGTATTCAAGATATTAAAAACTTACAGGCCGCCGGCATTCAAGACGTGATTGTCGGCCGGGCCTTGTACAGTGGGGATGTAACCCTAGCACAATTGCGGGAGGTAGATGGATGA
- the hisH gene encoding imidazole glycerol phosphate synthase subunit HisH, with the protein MKIAIVDYGAGNIQNVVKAIASTGLDTVVTKDSTEISQADGLVVPGVGAFARAMDKLADAGLVEVIQDFAKTGKPILGLCLGMQLLFDSSSEFGATKGLGLIPGQVVALPKQVDYKVPQMGWNQNRVSQDLPITEAISGQYTYFVHSYYAQTDPQYIAAWVDYGSVKVPSVVVKDNVMGAQFHPEKSGPVGLAMWERFKEMVVGA; encoded by the coding sequence ATGAAAATTGCAATTGTAGATTATGGCGCGGGTAATATCCAAAACGTGGTTAAGGCTATTGCTAGTACTGGATTAGACACGGTGGTGACTAAAGATTCCACTGAGATTAGTCAGGCGGATGGCCTGGTTGTTCCGGGTGTGGGCGCCTTTGCTAGGGCCATGGATAAGTTAGCCGATGCCGGTCTGGTTGAAGTCATCCAGGATTTTGCCAAAACTGGTAAGCCAATTCTGGGCCTTTGCCTGGGGATGCAGCTTCTCTTTGATTCTTCCAGTGAGTTTGGTGCTACCAAGGGGCTGGGCTTGATTCCAGGCCAGGTGGTGGCCCTACCTAAGCAGGTCGACTACAAGGTGCCACAGATGGGCTGGAACCAAAACCGGGTCAGCCAAGACCTACCGATTACCGAGGCCATCAGTGGCCAGTACACCTACTTTGTCCACAGCTACTACGCTCAGACTGACCCCCAGTACATTGCGGCCTGGGTTGATTACGGGTCGGTGAAGGTACCCAGCGTGGTCGTCAAGGATAACGTGATGGGTGCCCAGTTCCACCCTGAAAAATCGGGACCAGTCGGGCTAGCCATGTGGGAACGCTTTAAAGAAATGGTGGTGGGCGCATGA
- a CDS encoding gamma-glutamyl-gamma-aminobutyrate hydrolase family protein produces MRIGITADVNFGKEGLLNAEFASFVPRRMLKVAVKHDVLPVALPIVPDHMAADYVSLVDAVIIPGGPDVAPRLYGEDPHPKIGQTYYPRDAFELEVIQECIRSGKPLLGICRGVQIINVALGGTVYQDLDAQYPNPVIQHEQATEGFFPTHYVQAEQGSFVADAMGTTHPLVNSRHHQAVKDLGEGLHVTSRANDGVIESIENDDQTIVGIQWHPENLWETIAEEEALFTHFFDKMKEV; encoded by the coding sequence ATGCGAATAGGAATTACAGCCGATGTCAACTTTGGAAAAGAAGGTCTCCTGAATGCTGAGTTTGCCAGTTTTGTACCGCGCCGAATGTTAAAGGTTGCGGTCAAACATGACGTTTTGCCAGTGGCCTTGCCCATCGTGCCCGACCACATGGCGGCCGATTATGTCAGTTTAGTTGACGCAGTGATTATTCCCGGTGGTCCCGACGTGGCCCCACGCCTCTATGGCGAAGATCCCCACCCCAAGATTGGCCAAACCTACTATCCTCGCGATGCCTTTGAACTCGAGGTTATCCAGGAGTGTATTCGCAGCGGTAAGCCCCTCTTAGGGATTTGTCGTGGCGTTCAGATTATTAATGTGGCGCTGGGTGGCACGGTTTACCAGGACTTGGATGCCCAGTATCCAAACCCAGTCATCCAGCACGAACAGGCCACGGAGGGCTTTTTTCCGACTCACTATGTTCAGGCTGAGCAGGGGAGTTTTGTCGCTGATGCCATGGGTACTACCCATCCCTTGGTGAACTCCCGTCACCACCAGGCTGTTAAAGATCTTGGTGAAGGCCTGCATGTGACCAGCCGGGCTAACGACGGGGTCATTGAAAGTATTGAAAATGATGACCAGACCATCGTTGGTATCCAGTGGCATCCTGAAAACCTCTGGGAAACCATCGCCGAAGAAGAAGCCCTCTTTACCCACTTTTTTGACAAGATGAAAGAAGTTTGA
- a CDS encoding putative quinol monooxygenase encodes MALTVNIYYMGRGTAAQDFAREMIASGLVDQVRAQPGNLRYEYFQPWDDQETVLLIDQWTNQTALDQHHRSPMMAAIAKLRDKYGLSMRVERFESLP; translated from the coding sequence ATGGCCTTAACCGTTAACATTTACTACATGGGAAGGGGAACCGCGGCCCAGGACTTTGCCCGGGAAATGATTGCTAGCGGCTTGGTTGACCAAGTCCGGGCCCAGCCCGGTAACCTGCGTTATGAATATTTTCAACCCTGGGACGACCAGGAAACGGTTCTCTTAATTGACCAGTGGACTAACCAGACCGCGCTTGACCAGCACCATCGCAGCCCAATGATGGCAGCGATTGCCAAACTGCGCGATAAGTACGGTCTCTCGATGCGGGTGGAACGGTTTGAAAGTCTGCCTTAA
- the hisG gene encoding ATP phosphoribosyltransferase produces MADKRLAPGFQDEFGENLKQQQAIVQTITQTLNEAGYTPISSPVLERKSTFDQYQASGVFSLVDQAGNELVLRPDLTLPLARFLAGHRQEEALAKFYYVGDVFRQGDYLSGDYNQETQAGVELVGDASFQAELTAIDQMLDFAQTFGIVDVQVVLSDATLIDTILADFDLSPKQRAQMKAAIEQKNVTVFNHLRDQIPNFPAALADWPLAFGGQGEEVLEQLTDIDGVAEIATSWQELADAIHRRHPAVAVTVDLAAASPQSYYTGTVIRGFVPSLGQYLFTGGRYDHLLKDQGGKVLPAVGLAMKIETILAEWRKSPDAMLPQEPIVVVLAKGRVEAGARQLLRSAGIDNTPLDDPARKLVFDSPDGRYRFILVKASDVLKYLDRGIGDVGIVGSDTMAEQVQNHDDVLDLKTGQAEFVLAGPASFDPNQVARKKIATKYPAVTSAYFQDLGEDVEMIKLEGSVELGPLTGLADAIVDISQTGTTLRENHLEVFDHVGPVSTHMVVRRGSLLKYQDELTQVIYRLVENIAGEQS; encoded by the coding sequence ATGGCAGACAAACGTTTGGCGCCCGGATTTCAAGATGAATTTGGTGAAAATTTAAAGCAGCAACAGGCCATCGTGCAAACGATTACCCAGACCTTAAACGAGGCCGGCTATACGCCGATTAGCAGTCCGGTATTAGAGCGGAAGAGTACTTTCGACCAGTATCAGGCCAGCGGGGTCTTTAGCTTAGTAGATCAGGCCGGTAACGAGCTGGTCCTGCGGCCCGACCTAACCCTGCCCCTGGCCCGCTTTCTCGCTGGCCACCGCCAAGAAGAGGCCCTAGCCAAGTTTTACTACGTCGGCGATGTCTTCCGGCAGGGCGATTACCTCTCTGGGGACTACAACCAGGAAACCCAGGCCGGGGTTGAGTTGGTCGGTGATGCCAGTTTCCAGGCTGAACTTACCGCCATTGATCAGATGCTTGATTTTGCCCAGACCTTTGGCATTGTCGATGTGCAGGTCGTCCTCAGTGATGCTACCCTGATTGATACCATCCTGGCTGATTTCGACTTAAGTCCAAAACAGCGAGCGCAGATGAAGGCCGCCATTGAACAAAAAAACGTGACCGTCTTCAATCATTTACGTGATCAAATTCCAAACTTCCCGGCGGCGTTAGCCGACTGGCCCTTGGCCTTCGGTGGACAAGGGGAGGAAGTTTTGGAGCAGTTGACTGACATTGATGGGGTGGCCGAAATCGCCACTAGCTGGCAGGAATTAGCTGATGCGATTCATCGGCGCCACCCAGCTGTGGCCGTTACCGTTGACCTGGCGGCCGCCTCACCTCAGTCCTATTACACCGGGACCGTGATTCGGGGCTTTGTCCCTAGTCTAGGCCAGTACCTCTTTACCGGTGGTCGCTACGACCACCTTTTAAAAGACCAGGGTGGTAAGGTCTTACCGGCGGTTGGTCTGGCCATGAAGATTGAGACGATTTTAGCCGAGTGGCGGAAGAGCCCTGACGCCATGCTACCCCAGGAACCAATTGTGGTGGTTCTGGCCAAGGGTCGGGTGGAAGCCGGTGCCCGCCAGTTACTTCGCAGTGCCGGGATTGATAACACGCCCTTGGATGACCCAGCGCGTAAGCTGGTTTTTGACAGTCCGGATGGCCGTTACCGCTTCATCCTGGTTAAGGCCAGTGACGTTCTTAAGTATCTAGACCGTGGGATTGGCGATGTCGGTATTGTTGGTTCGGACACCATGGCTGAGCAGGTACAAAACCATGATGATGTCTTGGATTTAAAAACTGGCCAGGCGGAATTTGTCTTAGCTGGCCCGGCCAGCTTTGACCCCAACCAGGTAGCCCGTAAAAAGATTGCGACCAAGTATCCGGCCGTGACCAGCGCCTACTTCCAGGACCTGGGCGAAGATGTTGAGATGATTAAATTAGAAGGTTCGGTCGAACTGGGGCCACTGACTGGCCTAGCCGATGCCATCGTTGATATCAGTCAGACCGGCACGACCCTCAGAGAGAACCATCTCGAGGTCTTTGACCACGTCGGTCCCGTTTCAACCCATATGGTGGTCCGGCGCGGCTCCCTTTTAAAGTATCAAGATGAATTAACCCAGGTAATTTACCGCCTGGTAGAAAATATTGCAGGAGAACAGTCATGA
- the hisB gene encoding imidazoleglycerol-phosphate dehydratase HisB: MRSAEITRNTAETQIQLSLNLDEQGVIDIDSGIGYLDHMLTLFAKHGRFGLTVKAKGDLYVDSHHTTEDIGIVLGQAFREALGDKMGIERYGCQFVPMDEALTRVVVDLSGRSYLVFDAELTAPKLGTMETEVVEDFWQGFADQVQANVHIANLYGRNTHHKIESIFKAAGRAMRQAVTINPEIKGINSTKGSL; encoded by the coding sequence ATGCGTAGTGCCGAAATTACCCGTAATACCGCCGAAACTCAAATCCAGCTCAGTCTCAACCTAGACGAGCAGGGCGTAATCGACATTGATTCTGGGATTGGCTATCTGGACCACATGCTAACCCTCTTTGCCAAGCACGGCCGTTTTGGCTTAACGGTGAAGGCGAAAGGGGACCTGTACGTGGACAGCCACCACACCACCGAAGATATTGGCATCGTGCTCGGACAGGCCTTCCGGGAAGCCCTCGGTGACAAGATGGGCATTGAACGTTATGGCTGCCAGTTTGTACCCATGGATGAGGCCCTGACCCGGGTGGTGGTTGATTTATCAGGTCGGTCCTACCTAGTCTTTGACGCCGAACTAACGGCACCCAAGCTGGGTACGATGGAAACTGAAGTGGTCGAGGATTTCTGGCAGGGCTTTGCTGACCAGGTCCAGGCCAATGTTCACATCGCTAACCTGTACGGTCGTAACACCCACCACAAGATTGAAAGTATTTTTAAGGCCGCCGGTCGGGCCATGCGCCAGGCCGTAACTATTAATCCGGAAATTAAGGGCATCAATTCCACCAAGGGCAGCCTATAA
- a CDS encoding AzlD domain-containing protein — translation MPSSEFVLTTILICGLATWLSRILPFVFLKKFKLSEGVLEFLSFVPIAIMSGLWFSGLFVQHLGHLPSLNVGNFLASLPTVLAAILSKSLLVTIIVGVISLGLLNLVIAH, via the coding sequence ATGCCTTCCAGTGAATTTGTTCTGACAACAATTTTAATTTGTGGCTTAGCCACCTGGCTGTCTCGAATCTTGCCCTTTGTCTTCTTAAAAAAGTTTAAGCTGTCCGAAGGAGTTCTAGAATTCTTAAGTTTTGTGCCAATTGCCATCATGTCCGGTCTTTGGTTTAGCGGCCTTTTTGTCCAACACTTAGGACACTTGCCTAGTCTTAACGTGGGAAACTTCTTAGCCTCCTTGCCGACGGTGCTAGCCGCTATTCTGTCCAAGAGCCTCTTGGTAACAATTATCGTGGGCGTGATTTCTCTAGGTTTGCTGAACTTAGTCATAGCCCATTAA
- a CDS encoding O-acetylhomoserine aminocarboxypropyltransferase/cysteine synthase: MSEKALHFETLQVHAGQVVDPFTGARAVPIYQTTSFVFKDPEQAANRFGLKEPGNIYNRLTNPTTEVVDKRVAALENGTAGVTLATGSAAITGAILNIAGQGDEIVAASTLYGGTYDLLAVTLPKLGIKTHFVDPDQPENFEAAINDKTKAVYVESIGNPNINLVDFEALAAIAHRHGILFIVDNTFGTPYLIQPLEHGADIVVHSATKFIGGHGTTMGGVVVENDRFDYRASGRYPGFTEPNAQYDGLVFADLKGAAFTTKLRAESLRDLGATTSPFNSFLLLQGLESLSLRVERHVENTKKIVAFLDQHPKVAWIKYPGLESSPYHDLAERYFPKGVGSIFTIGLTGGEAAGKKLIEKLKLFSLLANVADAKSLIIHPASTTHAQLNDEELAAAGVTPDLIRLSIGIENADDLIADLDQALAQV, translated from the coding sequence ATGAGCGAAAAAGCCTTACATTTTGAAACCCTGCAAGTCCACGCCGGCCAGGTGGTTGATCCCTTCACCGGGGCCCGGGCCGTGCCGATTTACCAGACCACTTCCTTTGTCTTTAAGGACCCAGAACAGGCCGCTAACCGCTTTGGCCTGAAAGAACCGGGTAACATTTATAACCGGTTGACCAACCCAACCACCGAAGTGGTTGATAAGCGGGTTGCTGCCCTGGAAAACGGGACGGCCGGGGTTACCTTGGCCACCGGTTCGGCAGCGATTACGGGTGCCATTTTAAACATTGCGGGGCAGGGCGATGAAATCGTGGCCGCCAGTACCTTATACGGTGGGACCTATGACCTCTTGGCCGTAACCTTGCCTAAGTTGGGTATCAAAACTCATTTTGTCGACCCGGATCAGCCGGAAAACTTTGAAGCGGCCATTAATGACAAAACCAAGGCAGTTTATGTCGAAAGTATTGGTAATCCCAACATTAACTTGGTTGATTTTGAGGCACTAGCCGCGATTGCCCACCGTCACGGCATCCTCTTTATCGTTGATAATACCTTTGGGACCCCGTACCTGATTCAACCGCTAGAACACGGCGCCGACATCGTGGTTCACTCGGCCACCAAGTTCATTGGCGGTCACGGGACCACGATGGGTGGGGTAGTGGTCGAAAATGACCGCTTTGATTACCGCGCCAGTGGCCGCTATCCGGGCTTTACTGAACCCAATGCCCAGTACGATGGCCTGGTCTTTGCTGACTTGAAGGGGGCCGCCTTTACGACCAAGTTGCGGGCTGAAAGTCTACGCGATCTAGGGGCCACTACCAGTCCCTTTAACTCATTTCTTCTGCTCCAGGGTCTAGAATCGCTGTCTTTGCGGGTGGAACGCCACGTGGAAAATACTAAGAAAATCGTGGCCTTCCTGGACCAGCACCCGAAGGTGGCCTGGATTAAATATCCTGGTCTTGAAAGCAGTCCTTACCATGATTTGGCTGAGCGCTACTTCCCTAAGGGTGTCGGTTCAATCTTCACGATTGGCTTAACTGGTGGGGAAGCTGCCGGTAAGAAGTTGATTGAGAAGCTAAAGTTATTCTCACTATTGGCCAATGTGGCCGATGCTAAATCGCTGATTATTCACCCGGCTTCAACTACCCACGCCCAACTCAATGATGAAGAGCTGGCCGCAGCGGGGGTGACGCCAGATCTGATTCGCCTTTCGATTGGGATTGAAAATGCGGATGACCTGATTGCTGACCTAGACCAGGCCCTTGCCCAGGTTTAA